One segment of Marinobacter sediminum DNA contains the following:
- the rapA gene encoding RNA polymerase-associated protein RapA — protein sequence MDTSEFVIGQRWVSHSDTALGLGIVTDISGRRVTLGFPAADEERTYAIDNAPLSRIIYQIGEEIDTFDGERYVVRAVEDIDGVLVYHADDDENIHQISEVKLSSSVNFSAPHQRLFAGQFDRNGAFRLRVATLQNMDRLRASPAQGLIGARTQHLPHQIYIAQEVAKRHAPRVLLADEVGLGKTIEAGLILHYQLHTGRAKRALIVVPDSLIHQWLVEMLRRFNLRFSIIDQDRYAALKDEEDDVDALVNHIFGDGGGVNPFESEQLVLCSLDFLTSSKQAQKDALAAGWDLMIVDEAHHLAWSPDEVSTEYQIIEELSAASRGLLLLTATPEQVGVASHFARLRLLDPARFHDLEAFREEEQQYEAINNVVLRLQDEQGEITGDDRTALQGWLGDELDQLLAGDNPHQAIIDALLDRHGTGRVLFRNTRAAIQGFPERRLQAEPMPCPGMYEGHAWGLAGLSPEQAVPEEQWLADDPRVAWLEKKLVSLRPAKVVVICAHAETAMAMEHYLQLRAGIRSAAFHEHLSLVERDRAAAYFSDSEQGAQALICSEIGSEGRNFQFAHHLVLFDLPANPDLLEQRIGRLDRIGQMDIIDIHVPYLQGTAQEVQYRWFHEGLNAFAESCAVGVAVQEKVQDQWQQAIEGDDSEVDRLVSESAQEAGRLRTLLQNGRDALIELNSCRPDVADNLIAAIEDEEGSAQVRDYMIDAFDILGVDVEDHSDHSDVLRPGEHYHAGHVAELPEDGVTVTWSRQQALEREDMAFMSWEHPMVTGVMDSVTSSGLGKAALASLSVKALPPGTLLMEALFTVHCPAPESLQLTRYLPVSPLRLLVDVNGKELSAALPHDRLNDLCSNIRRRTAQAIVPQIRPQVETMVDHVEQLSEPHLEPMKKQALERLEATFSPEIRRLEALRKVNPVIRDEEIDYFRNQLAAAREAIGHASLALEGIRVIVTA from the coding sequence TTGGATACATCGGAATTTGTCATTGGTCAGCGCTGGGTCAGCCACAGTGATACAGCTCTTGGCCTGGGGATCGTTACCGATATCTCGGGCCGCAGGGTAACCCTGGGATTTCCTGCTGCTGACGAAGAGCGCACCTACGCCATCGATAATGCGCCGCTCTCCCGCATCATTTACCAGATTGGCGAAGAAATCGATACGTTTGACGGTGAAAGGTACGTGGTGCGTGCGGTCGAAGACATCGATGGTGTGCTGGTGTATCACGCAGACGATGACGAGAACATTCACCAGATTTCAGAAGTTAAGCTGAGCAGTTCGGTAAATTTCTCGGCGCCTCACCAGCGATTGTTTGCCGGCCAGTTTGACCGCAATGGTGCCTTCCGGTTGCGGGTGGCAACGCTGCAAAACATGGACAGACTTCGCGCCTCTCCGGCCCAGGGTCTGATAGGGGCGAGAACCCAGCATTTGCCGCATCAGATCTACATTGCACAGGAAGTCGCCAAACGGCATGCGCCGCGGGTTTTGCTGGCGGATGAAGTGGGGCTGGGTAAAACCATTGAGGCCGGCCTGATCCTGCATTACCAGTTGCATACCGGTCGGGCCAAACGAGCACTGATTGTGGTTCCGGATTCCTTGATCCATCAATGGCTGGTGGAGATGCTCCGCCGCTTTAACCTGCGTTTTTCCATCATTGATCAGGACCGTTATGCCGCCCTGAAAGATGAAGAGGACGATGTGGATGCGCTGGTAAATCATATTTTCGGAGATGGCGGCGGGGTCAATCCCTTTGAATCGGAACAGCTGGTGCTGTGCAGTCTGGATTTTCTCACCAGCAGCAAACAGGCCCAGAAAGATGCCCTTGCCGCAGGCTGGGACCTGATGATTGTGGACGAGGCGCATCATCTGGCCTGGAGCCCGGACGAGGTCAGCACTGAATACCAGATTATTGAAGAGCTTTCAGCAGCGAGTCGTGGCCTGCTGTTGCTCACTGCAACCCCTGAACAGGTAGGTGTGGCGAGCCACTTTGCCCGCCTCAGGTTGCTGGATCCGGCACGCTTCCACGACCTGGAAGCGTTCCGCGAAGAGGAGCAGCAATACGAAGCCATTAATAACGTTGTGCTGCGCCTGCAGGATGAACAAGGAGAGATCACCGGAGATGATCGCACGGCACTGCAGGGCTGGTTGGGTGATGAGCTTGACCAGCTTCTGGCTGGCGACAACCCGCATCAGGCCATCATTGATGCCTTGCTGGATCGCCATGGCACCGGCCGTGTGCTTTTCCGCAATACCCGGGCTGCTATTCAGGGCTTTCCGGAGCGTCGGCTTCAGGCGGAACCCATGCCGTGCCCGGGTATGTATGAAGGTCATGCCTGGGGGCTAGCCGGTCTGTCGCCGGAGCAGGCCGTGCCCGAAGAGCAGTGGCTGGCGGATGATCCTCGCGTGGCCTGGCTGGAGAAAAAGCTGGTCAGCCTTCGCCCCGCCAAAGTGGTGGTCATTTGTGCCCATGCCGAAACAGCTATGGCAATGGAGCATTATCTGCAGCTACGTGCCGGCATCCGTAGTGCGGCGTTTCACGAGCACCTGAGTCTCGTTGAGCGTGATCGCGCGGCGGCCTACTTCTCCGACAGTGAGCAGGGCGCCCAAGCGCTGATCTGTTCGGAAATCGGCAGTGAAGGCCGTAATTTCCAGTTTGCTCACCATCTGGTGCTGTTTGATTTGCCTGCAAACCCGGATCTGCTGGAGCAGCGCATTGGTCGCCTTGATCGCATCGGGCAGATGGACATCATTGATATACATGTACCTTACCTTCAGGGCACTGCTCAGGAAGTCCAGTATCGCTGGTTCCACGAAGGTCTTAACGCTTTTGCCGAGAGTTGCGCGGTCGGTGTCGCTGTGCAGGAAAAAGTGCAAGACCAGTGGCAACAGGCGATTGAAGGTGATGACTCGGAGGTTGACCGGCTGGTGTCCGAATCCGCGCAAGAGGCCGGTCGCCTGCGCACACTTCTCCAGAATGGGCGGGACGCGCTCATTGAGCTGAACTCCTGTCGCCCGGATGTTGCGGACAACCTGATCGCAGCTATTGAAGACGAGGAGGGCTCTGCACAGGTTCGGGACTACATGATCGACGCCTTCGACATTCTTGGCGTGGACGTGGAGGATCATAGCGACCACTCCGACGTGCTCCGTCCTGGCGAGCACTATCACGCCGGCCATGTCGCCGAGTTACCCGAGGACGGCGTGACCGTAACCTGGAGCAGACAGCAGGCTCTGGAGCGGGAAGACATGGCCTTCATGAGCTGGGAGCACCCGATGGTGACCGGGGTGATGGATTCGGTGACCAGCTCCGGACTTGGCAAGGCCGCTCTGGCCAGCCTTTCTGTGAAGGCGTTGCCGCCCGGTACACTGTTGATGGAAGCTCTGTTTACGGTCCATTGTCCGGCACCGGAGTCGCTTCAGCTAACCCGTTACCTGCCGGTGTCTCCGCTGCGCCTGTTGGTGGATGTTAACGGCAAGGAATTGTCTGCCGCTTTACCCCACGACCGCCTGAACGATCTGTGTTCCAACATCCGTCGCCGCACGGCACAGGCCATTGTGCCGCAGATACGGCCACAGGTAGAGACCATGGTCGATCATGTTGAGCAGCTGTCGGAGCCTCACCTTGAGCCGATGAAAAAGCAGGCTTTGGAACGGCTTGAAGCGACATTCAGTCCGGAGATTCGCCGGCTGGAGGCACTCCGGAAAGTGAACCCGGTCATCCGTGACGAGGAAATCGATTATTTCCGAAATCAGCTCGCTGCGGCTCGGGAGGCGATTGGCCATGCCAGTCTGGCACTGGAAGGCATTCGGGTGATCGTGACGGCATAA
- the cysZ gene encoding sulfate transporter CysZ, whose product MLKGNFFRGLGYLGEGFRLIRQPGLRLFVIIPLVINVLLFGLLFYFLADLFSALIAAAMGWLPDWSWLQALDWLFWILYGGVILLMLAYGFVIVANLIGSPFYGYLAELTEKHLTGQEVSTDDSWSAIIKDIPRALWREVQKILYYLPRAIGLFAIGLIPVVNLVAAVLWFLFNSWMMALQYVDYPADNHKVSFKALRGLLGATRLSAFGFGLPVALAAMVPVLNLVVVPAAVCGATAYWVRENGATRK is encoded by the coding sequence ATGCTCAAGGGAAATTTTTTTCGTGGACTTGGCTACCTGGGGGAAGGGTTTCGCCTGATCAGGCAACCCGGCCTTCGGCTATTTGTGATCATTCCGTTGGTTATCAACGTCTTGCTGTTTGGACTTCTCTTCTACTTCCTCGCTGACCTGTTCTCCGCGCTGATTGCTGCTGCGATGGGCTGGTTGCCGGACTGGTCCTGGCTGCAGGCTCTCGACTGGTTGTTCTGGATTCTGTATGGCGGCGTCATCCTGCTCATGCTCGCCTATGGCTTTGTGATTGTGGCCAACCTGATTGGCTCACCCTTCTATGGCTATCTGGCTGAACTCACCGAAAAACACCTTACCGGGCAGGAAGTGAGCACCGATGACAGCTGGAGCGCAATCATCAAGGATATTCCCCGTGCGCTCTGGCGAGAGGTTCAGAAGATTCTCTATTACCTGCCGCGAGCGATTGGCCTGTTTGCGATTGGCCTCATCCCAGTGGTGAACCTGGTGGCGGCAGTGCTCTGGTTTCTGTTCAACAGCTGGATGATGGCCCTGCAATATGTGGATTATCCAGCGGATAACCATAAGGTTAGCTTCAAGGCCTTGCGTGGCCTGTTGGGCGCCACCCGCCTGTCTGCATTTGGCTTTGGCCTCCCGGTAGCACTGGCGGCCATGGTGCCGGTTCTTAATCTTGTTGTGGTACCGGCTGCCGTATGCGGTGCCACCGCTTACTGGGTGCGTGAAAATGGCGCCACCCGGAAATAA
- a CDS encoding class I SAM-dependent methyltransferase produces MSAERLNEHLRKTLSRGRVAVSRPAGCPSVPLHLFDPSVLEGPLSHDEAQAVVAEPAYWSFCWASGQVLATWILEHPEWVAGKTVLDFGSGSGIVAVAAARAGAREVIACDIDPAALDAVLANAALNHESVTLCSDWCTRPEGIDVITAADVLYDPENRPLLKVFREAAKSVLLADSRVRDLGDDAYKKQTEVEARTWPDLNEFEEFNRVRIYVAEA; encoded by the coding sequence ATGTCGGCGGAACGTCTTAATGAGCATTTGCGGAAAACTCTCAGTCGGGGGCGGGTTGCGGTCTCTCGACCTGCGGGTTGCCCCTCTGTGCCATTACACCTGTTCGATCCCTCGGTGCTCGAAGGTCCTCTGAGCCATGATGAGGCTCAGGCGGTGGTGGCGGAGCCGGCTTACTGGTCGTTTTGCTGGGCCAGTGGTCAGGTTTTGGCAACCTGGATACTGGAACATCCGGAGTGGGTAGCGGGCAAAACCGTGCTGGATTTTGGGTCTGGCTCCGGAATTGTGGCGGTTGCAGCGGCGAGGGCGGGTGCCCGTGAAGTTATCGCCTGCGACATTGATCCGGCGGCGCTTGATGCGGTGTTAGCCAACGCGGCTCTGAATCATGAGTCGGTCACACTTTGCAGTGACTGGTGCACACGTCCAGAAGGGATTGATGTTATTACCGCGGCAGATGTCTTGTACGATCCGGAAAACCGACCATTGTTGAAGGTGTTCAGAGAAGCAGCAAAAAGCGTTTTGCTGGCGGATTCAAGAGTCCGGGATCTTGGGGACGATGCCTACAAGAAGCAGACAGAGGTAGAAGCCAGAACCTGGCCAGACCTGAATGAGTTTGAGGAATTTAACCGGGTCAGAATTTACGTGGCTGAAGCGTGA
- the mnmH gene encoding tRNA 2-selenouridine(34) synthase MnmH, translated as MASRPDTDNYRSLFLNDVPLMDVRAPVEFAKGSFPSAENAPLMNDEERHRVGICFKEKGQDKAIELGHQLVSGDIKARRIEAWKRFVAQHPEGYLFCFRGGLRSRLTQQWIRDSGIDYPLVTGGYKALRRFLIDSLDDLIESSEFRILSGRTGTGKTRVLQQLPNPVDLEGMANHRGSSFGRQVTPQPSQIDFENRLAVAMLKAHHLKDGPVYLEDESRMVGRCALPERLRERMAGAPLMILEQPMEQRIAIIREDYVEDMVANYMNRDGEEAGWLNFRDYLLSALDRIRKRLGGERHKQLRALMEQALERQELSGNVSGHDAWIQSLLQNYYDPMYDYQLSHKQGRILVQGGPDVILDWSSNEPSA; from the coding sequence ATGGCAAGCAGACCCGACACCGACAACTACCGCTCCCTGTTTCTCAACGATGTCCCCCTCATGGACGTCCGGGCCCCGGTGGAGTTTGCCAAAGGCAGTTTCCCCAGTGCGGAAAATGCGCCGCTGATGAATGATGAGGAACGTCACCGTGTCGGCATATGTTTCAAGGAAAAAGGTCAGGACAAAGCCATTGAACTGGGGCATCAGCTGGTATCCGGTGACATCAAGGCCCGGCGCATCGAGGCCTGGAAACGCTTCGTGGCGCAACACCCTGAGGGGTACCTTTTCTGTTTCCGGGGCGGACTGCGCTCACGACTGACCCAGCAGTGGATCAGGGATTCCGGTATTGACTACCCACTGGTCACCGGCGGTTACAAGGCGCTCCGACGGTTTCTGATCGACAGCCTTGATGATCTCATCGAAAGCAGCGAGTTCCGGATCCTCAGTGGTCGAACCGGAACGGGCAAAACCAGAGTACTTCAGCAATTACCAAATCCGGTTGACCTTGAGGGCATGGCCAATCACCGGGGCTCGAGCTTTGGCCGGCAAGTGACCCCTCAGCCATCACAGATCGACTTCGAAAATCGCCTGGCAGTGGCCATGCTCAAGGCCCACCACCTTAAAGATGGTCCCGTATACCTGGAGGATGAAAGTCGCATGGTCGGCCGCTGCGCACTGCCTGAGCGCCTCAGGGAGCGCATGGCCGGAGCGCCCCTGATGATTCTTGAGCAGCCTATGGAACAGAGGATCGCCATCATTCGGGAAGATTATGTCGAAGATATGGTTGCGAACTATATGAACCGGGATGGCGAAGAGGCCGGGTGGCTGAACTTTCGTGACTACCTCCTCAGCGCTCTGGATCGCATTCGAAAACGGTTGGGCGGAGAACGCCACAAACAGTTGCGTGCCCTGATGGAACAGGCACTGGAGCGCCAGGAGCTCAGCGGCAACGTCAGTGGTCACGACGCCTGGATCCAGTCACTGCTTCAGAACTACTACGACCCGATGTACGACTACCAACTCAGCCATAAACAAGGCCGCATCCTTGTCCAGGGAGGACCCGATGTCATCCTCGACTGGTCCAGCAATGAGCCGTCAGCGTAA
- a CDS encoding VanZ family protein, producing MATLKQRVLNLLHLRPLWRIALLISVGAIVFLATTDTPYPIPSAPSDKINHLIAFVELTLLTRLSWPEAKVWWYAPLLLAFGFAIEGVQANLPYRDFSMTDVAADGLGIAIGLLPWPGLRDLGKADLRNSPESM from the coding sequence ATGGCAACACTGAAACAAAGAGTGCTGAACCTGCTTCACCTTCGCCCACTCTGGAGAATCGCCCTGCTCATTTCAGTGGGTGCCATCGTGTTTCTGGCAACCACCGACACCCCCTACCCGATCCCATCCGCCCCCAGTGACAAAATCAATCACCTGATTGCGTTCGTCGAGCTGACACTGCTGACGCGCCTGTCGTGGCCGGAAGCAAAAGTATGGTGGTACGCACCGCTGTTGCTTGCCTTCGGCTTCGCAATCGAGGGCGTTCAGGCAAACCTCCCCTACCGGGATTTTTCAATGACAGACGTGGCAGCCGATGGTCTCGGAATTGCGATCGGATTGCTGCCGTGGCCAGGACTGCGTGACCTTGGCAAAGCAGACTTGAGAAATTCGCCAGAATCCATGTGA